Proteins from a single region of Streptomyces sp. HUAS 15-9:
- a CDS encoding ferric reductase-like transmembrane domain-containing protein, whose amino-acid sequence MTTLALTGSPLWYASRAGGTLALILLTATVVLGIASGGRTTPRRIGRFEVGLLHRNLSLLTLVFLVVHVATAVLDPFVHLSWAVSVVPFGASYRPLWVGLGTAALDLLLAVLVTSALRPRLGVRRWKAVHWLAYAAWPLALFHSAGTGTDTRLPLQLWLYAACLTSVVAAVWWRLAKAGPGCVIGRLTAAVAATAVPVVLTAFIATGPLQPGWAQRAAATTILLGGGR is encoded by the coding sequence ATGACGACACTGGCCCTGACCGGTAGCCCCCTGTGGTACGCCAGCCGCGCGGGCGGCACCCTCGCCCTGATCCTGCTCACCGCCACCGTGGTGCTCGGCATCGCCTCCGGCGGACGGACCACGCCCCGCCGGATCGGCCGCTTCGAGGTCGGGCTGCTGCACCGCAACCTGTCCCTGCTCACCCTGGTGTTCCTCGTCGTCCACGTGGCGACCGCAGTCCTCGACCCGTTCGTGCACCTGAGCTGGGCGGTGTCCGTGGTGCCGTTCGGGGCGTCCTACCGGCCGCTCTGGGTCGGGCTGGGCACGGCCGCGCTCGACCTGCTGCTCGCGGTGCTGGTCACCAGCGCGCTGCGGCCGCGGCTGGGGGTGCGCCGCTGGAAAGCGGTGCACTGGCTGGCCTACGCCGCCTGGCCGCTCGCCCTCTTCCACAGCGCCGGAACCGGTACCGACACCCGGCTCCCCCTCCAGCTGTGGCTCTATGCCGCCTGCCTCACCTCGGTGGTCGCAGCCGTGTGGTGGCGCTTGGCGAAGGCCGGCCCGGGCTGTGTCATCGGCCGCCTGACGGCCGCCGTGGCCGCGACCGCCGTACCCGTGGTGCTGACCGCGTTCATTGCCACCGGGCCCCTCCAGCCGGGCTGGGCCCAACGTGCCGCCGCAACGACCATCCTGCTCGGAGGCGGACGATGA
- a CDS encoding NADH-ubiquinone oxidoreductase-F iron-sulfur binding region domain-containing protein: protein MKSSAATHVAPQHRAPQPDDPAGARLLSGWYATGAPATLADHLRRHGPAPVAPAPGSRTSMSLVEAVEAAGLTGRGGAGFPTARKLRAVAERGGRTVVVVNAMESEPASRKDQFLLAVEPHLVLDGAVLAAIAVGADTVHVCLPRTRTAQYRQLSAALDERRRARLDPVRLHAHALPHAYVSSESTSLVRWLNGGPARPQGSPPRTHERGVARRPTLVHNVETLAHLALIARHGPGWFRQTGTPDEPGTTLVTASGAVATRGVLEVALGTPLAAVLDRAGGPTQPLRAVLLGGFAGAWLPAEHMQTPLTRRDLAPLGAAPGAGVLAVLPHSACGLTETARILAYLAAHSARQCGPCHLGLPAVAEDFAALAAGRADPDLLSRLHRRTGLLPDRGACRHPDGAARLAASALRAFADDVDRHLAHGACPAAGHRSPLIPVPPATAPETWR, encoded by the coding sequence ATGAAGTCCTCGGCTGCCACGCACGTCGCGCCCCAGCACCGCGCGCCCCAGCCGGACGATCCCGCCGGGGCCCGGCTGCTGTCAGGCTGGTACGCCACCGGGGCACCGGCCACCCTTGCCGATCACCTCCGACGCCACGGACCGGCGCCCGTCGCACCGGCGCCCGGCAGTCGTACGTCGATGTCCCTGGTGGAGGCCGTCGAGGCGGCCGGGCTCACCGGGCGCGGCGGCGCCGGGTTCCCCACCGCACGCAAGCTGCGGGCCGTGGCGGAACGTGGTGGCCGGACGGTGGTCGTCGTCAATGCCATGGAGAGCGAACCCGCCAGCCGCAAGGACCAGTTCCTGCTCGCCGTCGAGCCTCACCTCGTCCTGGACGGCGCCGTCCTGGCCGCGATCGCGGTCGGCGCCGACACTGTTCACGTCTGTCTGCCACGCACCCGCACGGCCCAGTACCGGCAGTTGAGCGCGGCCCTGGACGAACGACGGCGCGCCCGTCTCGACCCGGTGCGCCTGCACGCGCACGCCCTTCCGCACGCCTATGTCTCCAGTGAGTCGACCTCGCTGGTGCGCTGGCTCAACGGGGGCCCTGCCCGCCCGCAGGGCAGTCCGCCACGCACCCACGAACGCGGTGTCGCCCGCCGCCCCACCCTCGTCCACAACGTCGAGACCCTCGCCCACCTCGCACTCATCGCCCGCCACGGCCCCGGCTGGTTCCGTCAGACGGGAACCCCGGACGAGCCCGGCACCACACTCGTCACGGCCTCCGGTGCCGTCGCCACCCGGGGCGTCCTGGAGGTCGCGCTCGGCACACCTCTCGCCGCCGTCCTCGACCGCGCCGGCGGTCCCACCCAGCCCCTGCGGGCGGTCCTGCTCGGGGGCTTCGCCGGCGCCTGGCTCCCGGCGGAACACATGCAAACCCCCCTCACCCGGCGCGACCTGGCACCGCTGGGCGCAGCACCCGGGGCGGGCGTGCTCGCCGTCCTTCCCCACTCGGCCTGCGGGTTGACCGAGACGGCTCGGATTCTCGCCTACCTGGCCGCCCACAGTGCCCGCCAGTGCGGCCCCTGCCACCTCGGTCTGCCCGCCGTCGCCGAGGACTTCGCCGCGCTGGCCGCCGGACGGGCCGACCCCGACCTGCTGTCCCGGCTGCACCGGAGGACCGGCCTGCTGCCGGACCGCGGCGCCTGCCGCCACCCCGACGGCGCCGCTCGCCTCGCCGCCTCCGCCTTGCGCGCCTTCGCCGACGACGTCGACCGTCACCTCGCCCATGGCGCCTGCCCCGCCGCCGGCCACCGGTCGCCCCTCATCCCCGTACCGCCCGCCACGGCCCCGGAGACATGGCGATGA
- a CDS encoding ferredoxin, whose product MTPAKALRVDRIACTGQGMCGELLPELIDLDEWGYPVIKDRSVPDGLRTHARRAAAACPLLALHLDARRT is encoded by the coding sequence ATGACCCCCGCCAAGGCCCTGCGCGTCGACCGCATCGCCTGCACCGGGCAAGGCATGTGCGGCGAACTGCTCCCCGAACTGATCGACCTCGACGAATGGGGCTACCCCGTCATCAAGGACCGGTCCGTCCCCGATGGCCTGCGCACCCACGCCCGCCGGGCCGCCGCGGCCTGCCCCCTGCTGGCCCTCCACCTCGACGCCCGCCGGACATGA
- a CDS encoding Crp/Fnr family transcriptional regulator, with amino-acid sequence MTSATTMTTALPAEHRERLMRLAHEVTFDAGTRVFEEGRRADRFWIVRTGTVALDLHVPGRRPAVIESLGRDELVGWSWHFPPYVWHLGAEAMSPVRAWEFDAEAVWAVCAEDPEFGRAIAVWVGRVVAQRLRASRIRLLDLYAPYGSGGLT; translated from the coding sequence ATGACCTCTGCCACCACCATGACCACGGCCTTGCCGGCCGAGCACCGCGAACGGCTGATGCGCCTCGCCCACGAGGTCACCTTCGACGCCGGAACCCGCGTGTTCGAGGAGGGCCGGCGGGCCGACCGCTTCTGGATCGTCCGGACCGGGACGGTCGCCCTCGACCTGCACGTGCCCGGCCGCCGTCCCGCCGTCATCGAGTCGCTCGGGCGCGACGAACTGGTCGGCTGGTCCTGGCACTTCCCGCCGTACGTCTGGCACCTGGGCGCCGAGGCGATGAGCCCGGTGCGGGCCTGGGAGTTCGACGCCGAGGCCGTCTGGGCGGTGTGCGCCGAGGACCCCGAATTCGGCCGGGCGATCGCGGTCTGGGTCGGGCGCGTGGTCGCCCAGCGACTGCGCGCCTCCCGGATCCGGCTGCTCGACCTGTACGCCCCCTACGGCAGCGGTGGCCTGACGTGA